In the genome of Mycobacterium kansasii ATCC 12478, one region contains:
- a CDS encoding AMP-binding protein codes for MSLLLDQVRELGARIPDATAISFVNERGRVTESMTRADVVTEMNEVADLLWQRCGLAPGDRAVLVYPPGLDFVRGLVGCLAAGVLPVPIYPPDPINPQNSIEGFQRVVADCGAKVVLTSRRYTGARWLGAAKSFVAGSSVDWPSDLPWQVTSRGIGSRRTRGFDSSPRTAHEWAPSRDTPALLQYTSGSTSDPKGVVITHGNLAHQFELNRRLLGLGLETRGVFWLPPYHDFGLISVILSTLTGNSELTMMSPLSFIQRPALWFDVMNRVRATHTAAPNFAYDLAVHKTTTEQRAQWDLSSLKVVMSAAEPVREETKRRFLEAFAVTGLRPEAFCPAYGLAEHTVAVTIFGRSTLRVDRHQLEMERRAVPADGADSQVLVSCGELTGDVDVRIVDPELCVGLSDGQVGEIWVDSPSKAAGYWGSPDESRATFAARLTGMNDGHSYLRTGDLGFLHDGELYVCGRVKDLLIVAGRNIHPQDVEDTLRNCHRAIRPGGIAAFAIDAGNTEALAVLVEVRADASRAVLSSVVEKVRAVVLKNHQLRCSAVVVGPPGSVSKTTSGKVQRSRCRARWLDGSLEAQALLVERFEDEEPMDAGSAEAREGEVGASGRMMAPIARNEAQTTDELLAMVRGQVAAVFGIGVANVDIDQPLGAQGLNSVGFVMLASRLSQVVGREVPPMEVFNHPSVRGLATMLSDGEGRNPGQRLPGNLKQHCVPSRFSLAADSPEALIEDSFEALLKEAVAADKIGEGLQLLRAASQLRLAVQSRYDTRTRSLPTPTTFSRGPNSPHLIFICTSVFSSGVHNYARIASEFKGTRNVSAVPLPGFSRGEPLPITPEAGVESLAQIVVELVGDEPFVLAGQSSGGKFAYALGKYFEDVQNSNFAGVVLLDTHMGSDPEAAELLTKEILIDVYGENHGLDLFHATRITAVIQWSDMLPALYDGPLEAGVLFVQCTRPWIMPYGSGNLEYPLTEPWSSSHTVRTVPVNHISILSEGAQSAAQIIEEWIRKD; via the coding sequence ATGTCACTGCTACTAGACCAAGTTCGGGAACTCGGGGCACGGATCCCCGACGCCACCGCTATCTCCTTCGTGAATGAACGAGGGCGAGTCACCGAATCGATGACCCGCGCTGATGTGGTGACCGAGATGAACGAGGTGGCCGACCTCCTATGGCAGCGTTGCGGTCTGGCGCCCGGTGACCGGGCAGTCCTCGTATATCCACCCGGCCTCGACTTCGTGCGCGGCCTGGTCGGCTGTCTTGCGGCCGGCGTGTTGCCCGTTCCCATCTATCCGCCGGACCCGATCAATCCCCAGAATTCCATCGAAGGCTTCCAGCGGGTCGTGGCCGACTGCGGCGCGAAAGTGGTCCTGACGAGTCGGCGGTATACCGGCGCCCGGTGGCTCGGTGCGGCCAAGTCCTTCGTGGCCGGAAGCTCGGTCGACTGGCCCAGCGACCTTCCCTGGCAGGTGACCTCGCGTGGGATCGGCAGTCGGCGAACGCGCGGATTCGATTCCTCCCCCAGGACGGCTCACGAGTGGGCCCCCAGCCGGGACACTCCGGCGTTGCTGCAATACACGTCGGGCTCCACCTCGGATCCGAAAGGCGTCGTCATCACCCACGGCAACCTGGCGCATCAGTTCGAACTCAATCGCCGGCTCCTGGGGCTCGGGCTAGAGACGCGGGGTGTCTTCTGGCTACCGCCATACCACGACTTCGGACTCATCAGCGTCATCCTGAGCACGTTGACAGGCAATAGTGAGCTCACCATGATGTCGCCCCTGAGCTTCATCCAACGGCCCGCGCTGTGGTTCGACGTGATGAACCGAGTACGCGCCACCCACACCGCTGCTCCCAACTTCGCCTACGACCTGGCCGTCCACAAAACCACTACTGAACAACGCGCCCAATGGGATCTGAGCTCGCTGAAGGTGGTGATGAGCGCTGCCGAGCCGGTACGCGAGGAAACTAAGCGCCGCTTTCTGGAGGCCTTCGCCGTCACCGGGCTGCGCCCTGAGGCCTTCTGTCCTGCCTACGGTCTTGCCGAACACACGGTGGCCGTGACCATCTTCGGGCGCTCGACCTTGCGGGTGGACCGGCACCAGCTCGAAATGGAACGGCGGGCGGTTCCGGCCGATGGTGCTGATTCCCAGGTACTGGTGAGCTGCGGCGAGCTGACCGGCGACGTCGATGTGCGCATTGTGGACCCAGAACTTTGCGTAGGGCTCAGCGACGGGCAGGTCGGTGAAATCTGGGTGGACTCGCCGAGCAAGGCTGCAGGCTACTGGGGGTCACCGGACGAGAGCCGAGCCACGTTTGCGGCCCGCCTGACCGGAATGAACGACGGCCACAGCTATCTGCGCACCGGGGACCTAGGCTTTCTGCACGACGGTGAGCTGTATGTGTGCGGCCGGGTCAAGGACCTGCTCATCGTGGCCGGTCGAAACATCCATCCTCAGGATGTCGAGGACACCCTGCGCAATTGCCATCGAGCGATCCGGCCGGGGGGGATCGCGGCCTTCGCCATCGATGCCGGTAACACCGAAGCGCTCGCGGTCCTCGTGGAGGTGCGAGCCGACGCTTCACGAGCAGTCTTGTCGAGCGTGGTCGAGAAGGTGCGGGCGGTCGTCTTGAAGAACCACCAGTTGCGCTGTTCGGCCGTGGTGGTGGGGCCTCCCGGCAGCGTGAGCAAGACGACCAGTGGCAAGGTGCAGCGCTCCCGATGCCGCGCGCGCTGGCTGGATGGCAGCCTGGAAGCTCAGGCGCTGCTCGTGGAACGCTTCGAGGACGAAGAACCTATGGACGCCGGGTCGGCAGAAGCACGCGAAGGTGAGGTAGGGGCTTCCGGCAGAATGATGGCGCCGATCGCCAGAAACGAGGCGCAGACGACGGACGAACTGCTAGCAATGGTGCGCGGGCAAGTGGCAGCAGTCTTCGGGATCGGGGTTGCGAATGTCGACATCGACCAACCGCTCGGTGCTCAAGGTCTCAACTCGGTCGGGTTCGTGATGTTGGCTTCGCGTCTGAGCCAGGTGGTGGGCCGGGAAGTGCCACCGATGGAGGTCTTCAATCACCCATCGGTTCGGGGCCTGGCAACGATGTTGAGCGACGGCGAGGGGCGCAATCCTGGACAGCGGCTGCCGGGGAACCTCAAGCAGCATTGTGTCCCATCGCGGTTCAGCCTGGCTGCGGATTCGCCTGAAGCATTAATCGAGGATTCGTTTGAAGCGCTGCTCAAGGAGGCGGTTGCCGCAGACAAAATTGGCGAAGGACTGCAACTACTGCGTGCCGCCTCACAGCTTCGACTAGCCGTTCAATCGAGGTACGATACGAGGACTAGGTCGTTGCCGACTCCGACAACATTTTCTCGCGGACCTAACTCACCTCATCTGATATTTATATGCACCTCGGTATTTAGCAGCGGCGTACATAACTACGCACGAATTGCATCTGAATTCAAGGGCACACGGAACGTCTCAGCTGTTCCGCTGCCTGGATTCTCCCGGGGGGAACCATTACCCATTACCCCTGAGGCAGGGGTCGAGTCACTTGCACAGATCGTTGTCGAGCTAGTAGGTGATGAGCCTTTTGTCCTCGCCGGGCAATCATCAGGTGGAAAATTCGCGTATGCCCTTGGCAAGTATTTTGAAGATGTCCAGAATTCGAATTTTGCTGGCGTGGTGTTACTGGACACCCACATGGGCTCGGATCCTGAGGCTGCCGAACTACTCACTAAAGAGATACTTATTGATGTCTACGGAGAAAACCATGGATTGGACCTGTTTCATGCAACGAGGATAACTGCAGTCATACAATGGTCCGATATGCTTCCCGCTCTGTACGACGGGCCGCTTGAGGCAGGTGTGTTATTCGTGCAATGCACCAGGCCGTGGATAATGCCTTACGGCTCTGGAAATCTAGAATATCCCTTAACCGAGCCTTGGTCGTCATCGCATACCGTGCGTACGGTACCGGTGAACCACATTTCCATACTCAGTGAAGGTGCGCAGTCGGCTGCACAAATTATAGAAGAATGGATTAGGAAAGACTGA
- a CDS encoding DHA2 family efflux MFS transporter permease subunit: MGARRATKPGTRGNCARVRNPRNTLFAIAVGSFMTSVDDTVVYVANPSIMAELATDYHMVIWVTSAYVLAYTVPSLLVGRLGDRFGVKNLYLMGLAVFTASSLWCGLSGTIEMLIAARAVQGIGAALLYTQTFSIITRVFPPERRGAAAGVWAAVAGFGSLVGPLVGGALVDTLGWEWIFFVNIPIGVLGVALAVRFVPVLPTHAHRFDPIGVALSGLGLFLIVFALQQGHAAGWMPWIWVMIVAGVGFLAVFVYWQSVNTREPLIPLKIFRDRNFALCSVGVAVIASVVAAMMLPGVFYIQTVCGLSPTRSALLMAPLPIVAALLTPIIGKILDRAHPRPVVGFGFFVVAIALTWFSIEMAPTTPVWRLALPIASLGMGMVFVWPALAATATRDLPAHLAGASSGVYNAVRALGATLGSAGMAALMTSRIAAQMPPIHGGADLAALGASEGTALQLPEAAREPFSTAMSQSMLLPAFIALTGIGAALFMVRTAGTTNTRSPIRTQATDIGTERTSSTPADDLS, from the coding sequence ATGGGAGCGCGGCGGGCGACCAAACCGGGCACCCGCGGGAACTGTGCGCGTGTCCGGAATCCTCGCAACACACTCTTTGCGATAGCGGTTGGTTCTTTTATGACCTCGGTCGATGACACTGTCGTTTACGTCGCCAACCCGAGCATCATGGCCGAGTTGGCTACCGACTACCACATGGTGATCTGGGTGACCAGTGCCTACGTGTTGGCCTATACGGTGCCGTCGTTGCTGGTTGGTCGGCTGGGTGACCGGTTCGGCGTCAAGAACCTGTACCTGATGGGACTGGCGGTGTTCACTGCCAGTTCATTGTGGTGCGGCCTGTCGGGCACCATCGAAATGTTGATAGCGGCGCGAGCGGTGCAAGGTATCGGCGCCGCGCTGCTATACACGCAGACATTTTCGATAATCACCCGGGTTTTCCCGCCGGAGCGTCGCGGCGCGGCGGCGGGCGTGTGGGCTGCCGTCGCGGGCTTCGGCAGTTTGGTCGGGCCGCTGGTGGGCGGAGCGCTAGTCGACACACTTGGTTGGGAGTGGATCTTTTTCGTCAATATCCCCATCGGTGTCTTGGGAGTGGCGCTGGCGGTGCGGTTTGTCCCTGTGCTGCCAACTCACGCGCACCGATTCGACCCGATCGGCGTCGCGTTGTCCGGACTGGGCTTGTTCCTTATTGTCTTCGCGCTCCAACAGGGGCACGCTGCAGGTTGGATGCCATGGATCTGGGTAATGATCGTTGCCGGCGTCGGATTCCTGGCGGTGTTTGTCTACTGGCAGTCGGTCAACACCCGCGAACCACTGATTCCCCTGAAGATCTTCCGCGATCGAAACTTTGCTCTGTGTAGTGTCGGCGTGGCGGTAATCGCTTCCGTGGTGGCGGCGATGATGTTGCCTGGTGTGTTCTATATCCAGACGGTGTGTGGACTGTCGCCGACTCGCTCGGCGCTGCTGATGGCGCCGCTGCCGATTGTGGCCGCCTTGTTGACCCCGATCATCGGCAAGATCCTCGACAGGGCCCACCCGCGGCCCGTGGTCGGCTTCGGCTTTTTCGTGGTGGCGATTGCGCTGACCTGGTTCTCGATCGAGATGGCCCCGACCACGCCGGTTTGGCGGTTGGCGCTGCCGATCGCTTCCCTGGGTATGGGCATGGTGTTCGTCTGGCCTGCGCTGGCCGCTACCGCGACTCGCGACCTGCCGGCGCACCTGGCCGGTGCGAGTTCGGGTGTGTACAACGCGGTTCGGGCGCTGGGCGCTACTTTAGGCAGCGCCGGGATGGCGGCGTTGATGACATCGCGCATTGCTGCTCAGATGCCGCCGATTCACGGTGGCGCGGATCTTGCCGCGCTCGGGGCCAGCGAGGGCACCGCCCTGCAATTGCCCGAGGCTGCGCGCGAGCCGTTCTCGACCGCGATGTCCCAGTCGATGCTATTGCCGGCGTTCATTGCGTTGACCGGTATTGGCGCGGCGCTGTTCATGGTCAGGACTGCCGGTACAACCAATACCCGCTCACCGATACGCACGCAGGCAACTGACATCGGGACGGAGCGGACTTCGAGCACACCAGCCGACGACCTGTCCTAA
- a CDS encoding TetR/AcrR family transcriptional regulator, with amino-acid sequence MGREEFERRPTPRSSMACRKTPVQDRSKDTVRRILDAATTILKERGYDGTSTNRIAAGAGISPGSLYQYFPNKDAILNTVVEEYFQDLLDRMASRLAELLDCDLESAVSAAIEAQVDALLERPEILRLVCRQLPGQTATELLKPLEALMTATIKGYVLARQPLTVDMDLDTATWIVVRLLGTTVRYVVDQPPITKDVFVAEMTRLVLSHPITWYCSPPAKPAPSAALAQALPGPAKLVTNAGHRE; translated from the coding sequence ATGGGACGCGAGGAGTTCGAAAGGAGACCGACGCCCCGCAGCAGCATGGCTTGTCGCAAGACGCCTGTGCAGGATCGGTCGAAGGATACGGTGAGACGCATACTCGACGCAGCCACAACAATTCTCAAGGAACGTGGCTACGACGGTACCTCGACGAATCGAATCGCGGCCGGCGCCGGTATCAGCCCAGGTTCGCTGTACCAATACTTTCCCAACAAGGATGCGATCCTGAACACGGTCGTAGAGGAGTACTTCCAGGATCTTCTGGACCGAATGGCGAGCAGACTCGCCGAATTGCTCGACTGTGATCTCGAAAGTGCGGTGTCGGCCGCCATTGAAGCCCAGGTCGACGCCCTGCTCGAACGGCCGGAAATTCTGCGGCTGGTTTGCAGACAACTGCCCGGACAAACCGCGACCGAACTGCTTAAACCCTTGGAAGCACTGATGACCGCCACGATCAAGGGATATGTCCTCGCGCGGCAACCCCTGACGGTGGACATGGATCTCGACACCGCGACGTGGATCGTCGTCCGACTCCTCGGCACGACAGTACGTTACGTCGTCGATCAACCGCCCATCACCAAGGATGTGTTCGTCGCCGAGATGACTCGACTCGTGCTGAGCCATCCGATTACCTGGTACTGTTCGCCGCCTGCGAAACCCGCACCGTCTGCCGCACTGGCGCAAGCCCTGCCTGGCCCAGCCAAGCTGGTGACCAACGCCGGACATCGGGAATAA
- a CDS encoding PPE family protein encodes MDFAALPPEINSARMYSGPGSAPLLQAATAWERLANGLNATAAAYSAVISGLTADEWRGPSALSMAAAAAPYVTWMRATAAQAEQAAAQAIAAANAYESAYAATVPPAEIVANRSTMISLAHSNIFGQNTPAIAASEADYSEMWAQDIVAMDGYAGTSAAASELTPFTSPPPTTTAAEPLTAAATPAAQAAAAPAAGVSVLPTLQSFLPPPLDALPNPFEDLDILVAAAVAVAAGSLAVSTVQLSEVYRHDMVDEYEKAPICPGEAEEGPTQGGPDSVIPGRPRPSTPGGGRLTTPPQPPTVALSGNSTNIGGLSVPQSWMFPPAVRQVAAMFPGTTPMFMTGGSEDGYAGMAAAGLAGTSLAGLATRGSGSSPAPATPSPTAGGGAAAATRPAATPSVPAAAAGTNIPGLPSGLPPGVVANLAATLAAIPGATIIVVPPNPTQ; translated from the coding sequence ATGGACTTCGCTGCACTGCCGCCGGAAATCAACTCCGCCCGGATGTATTCCGGTCCCGGCTCGGCCCCGCTGCTGCAAGCGGCCACGGCCTGGGAGCGGCTCGCCAACGGACTGAACGCCACGGCCGCTGCCTATTCCGCGGTGATTTCCGGGCTCACCGCCGATGAGTGGCGGGGGCCCTCGGCGCTGTCGATGGCGGCCGCGGCCGCCCCCTACGTGACATGGATGAGGGCTACTGCCGCTCAAGCCGAACAGGCCGCCGCCCAGGCCATCGCCGCGGCCAACGCCTACGAGTCGGCATATGCGGCGACGGTCCCCCCGGCCGAGATTGTGGCCAACCGCAGCACGATGATCTCGCTGGCCCACAGCAATATCTTCGGGCAAAACACTCCGGCGATCGCGGCCAGCGAAGCCGACTACAGCGAAATGTGGGCCCAGGACATTGTCGCAATGGACGGCTATGCCGGCACGTCGGCGGCCGCGTCGGAGTTGACGCCGTTTACCTCGCCACCGCCGACAACCACCGCGGCCGAGCCGCTCACCGCGGCCGCAACGCCCGCGGCGCAGGCCGCTGCCGCCCCGGCTGCGGGAGTAAGCGTGCTTCCGACGCTCCAGTCCTTCCTGCCCCCGCCCCTGGACGCACTACCAAACCCCTTCGAGGATCTTGACATTCTGGTAGCCGCAGCCGTGGCAGTCGCGGCTGGCAGCTTGGCTGTATCGACGGTGCAGCTAAGCGAGGTCTACCGCCACGACATGGTTGACGAGTACGAAAAGGCCCCGATCTGCCCAGGGGAAGCGGAAGAGGGCCCAACTCAGGGTGGGCCCGACTCTGTCATCCCCGGCAGGCCACGACCTTCAACGCCGGGCGGAGGAAGACTCACCACCCCGCCCCAGCCACCGACAGTTGCACTTTCCGGGAATTCGACCAATATCGGCGGGCTTTCGGTGCCGCAGAGCTGGATGTTTCCGCCCGCGGTGCGCCAAGTCGCGGCGATGTTCCCCGGCACCACTCCGATGTTCATGACGGGTGGTTCGGAGGATGGATACGCGGGCATGGCAGCAGCGGGTTTGGCCGGGACCAGCCTGGCCGGTCTGGCGACCCGGGGCAGCGGCTCCTCACCGGCCCCGGCGACGCCCTCGCCGACAGCCGGCGGCGGGGCCGCGGCGGCCACCAGGCCCGCCGCGACGCCATCGGTCCCGGCGGCTGCCGCCGGGACGAACATCCCGGGGTTACCATCCGGCTTGCCGCCCGGTGTGGTCGCGAACCTTGCGGCGACTCTGGCCGCGATCCCGGGGGCGACCATCATCGTGGTACCGCCTAATCCGACACAATAA
- a CDS encoding PE family protein: MPFVMTPPEMLGTAARDWASIGAAACAPNAAATSLTTAVLPAANEVYAWAAGRFVLHARTYRVDGAQAAAMDELLVAGLTASGVSDAAAEATGLRVA; the protein is encoded by the coding sequence ATGCCTTTCGTGATGACACCGCCAGAGATGCTCGGTACGGCCGCCCGCGATTGGGCGAGCATCGGCGCTGCAGCGTGCGCCCCGAATGCCGCGGCCACCTCCCTGACAACCGCCGTGCTTCCCGCCGCCAACGAGGTGTACGCATGGGCAGCCGGCCGGTTCGTCTTGCACGCCCGGACGTATCGGGTGGACGGCGCTCAGGCTGCGGCGATGGACGAACTGCTGGTCGCCGGACTGACCGCCAGTGGGGTTTCCGATGCCGCCGCCGAGGCGACGGGCCTGCGGGTGGCCTAG
- the purT gene encoding formate-dependent phosphoribosylglycinamide formyltransferase — MLLGSGELSRELAVALQGLGAEVIAADKYADAPAHRVADKALVVTMTDAEELAAVFARLRPDLPDFVVTLTDAVCVDVLDALDASEARGSESEGRYPELVPSARSVRLTSDREGLRKLAADELGLPTAPFWFVGSLGELEAVAAHAGYPLLVKPVVKAAGRERSVVRGPDEIEHAWQRAVGGPVGQPPRVWAETVVDVEFLVTVIVVHSDGPAGPVIEFCAPVGHRGANGGDLESWQPQQMSSAAFDAAKSIAARVVKALGGRGVFGVELMVNGDEVYFADVTAWPGDSAWVTLRSQRLSAFELQARTILGLAVDTLMVSPGAARVIGPGQAPADAAPGPDALTAALDVPESDVRLFGRARAGAPRKVGVALATAPDVATARDRARDVATRLSMRDSRG, encoded by the coding sequence CTGCTGCTGGGCTCCGGTGAGCTCAGCCGTGAGCTGGCAGTTGCGCTCCAAGGCCTCGGCGCCGAGGTGATCGCTGCCGACAAGTATGCCGACGCGCCCGCGCACCGGGTCGCCGACAAGGCGCTAGTGGTTACCATGACCGATGCCGAGGAGCTGGCGGCCGTCTTTGCCCGGCTGCGTCCGGACTTACCAGACTTCGTGGTGACACTCACCGATGCGGTATGTGTGGACGTCCTCGATGCTCTCGACGCCAGCGAAGCCCGTGGGTCGGAGTCCGAGGGCAGGTACCCCGAGCTGGTGCCGAGCGCCCGCAGTGTCCGGCTGACCAGCGATCGGGAAGGCCTGCGTAAGCTGGCTGCCGACGAGCTCGGGCTGCCCACGGCGCCGTTCTGGTTCGTCGGATCGCTGGGCGAACTCGAGGCGGTGGCCGCCCATGCCGGGTACCCGTTGCTGGTCAAACCCGTGGTCAAGGCGGCCGGCCGGGAGCGATCGGTGGTCCGGGGGCCTGATGAGATCGAGCATGCCTGGCAACGTGCGGTTGGCGGCCCGGTGGGACAACCCCCCCGGGTGTGGGCCGAGACGGTGGTCGATGTCGAGTTTTTGGTCACCGTGATCGTTGTGCACAGCGACGGGCCGGCAGGCCCTGTCATCGAGTTCTGCGCACCGGTCGGTCATCGCGGTGCGAACGGCGGCGATCTGGAATCCTGGCAACCGCAGCAGATGAGTAGCGCCGCCTTTGACGCGGCCAAGTCGATCGCCGCACGCGTTGTCAAGGCGCTCGGCGGACGTGGTGTATTCGGTGTCGAGTTGATGGTCAACGGCGACGAGGTGTACTTCGCCGACGTCACCGCATGGCCGGGTGACAGTGCCTGGGTCACCCTGCGCAGCCAGCGGCTTTCCGCCTTTGAACTGCAGGCCCGGACCATCTTGGGCCTCGCGGTGGACACGTTGATGGTGTCGCCGGGCGCCGCCCGGGTGATCGGTCCGGGCCAGGCGCCGGCCGATGCGGCGCCTGGCCCCGACGCGCTGACGGCTGCGCTCGATGTGCCGGAAAGCGACGTCCGGCTGTTCGGGCGTGCCCGCGCCGGTGCGCCGCGCAAGGTTGGTGTGGCGTTGGCCACCGCACCCGACGTGGCGACCGCACGTGACCGCGCACGCGATGTCGCGACCCGGCTGAGTATGCGAGACTCACGCGGGTGA
- a CDS encoding rhodanese-like domain-containing protein — MSYAGDLTPPEAWKMLADNPHAVLVDVRTAAEWHFVGVPDLSSLGRDVVYIEWATLHGTRNANFVAELQDAIPPADGQDGRPVIFLCRSGNRSIGAAQAATEAGIRPAYNVLDGFEGHLDAEGHRGAVGWRAIGLPWRQG, encoded by the coding sequence GTGAGCTACGCGGGAGATTTGACGCCGCCGGAGGCATGGAAGATGCTCGCCGACAACCCACATGCTGTGCTGGTCGACGTGCGCACCGCCGCCGAGTGGCACTTCGTCGGTGTACCCGACTTGTCGAGCCTTGGCCGTGACGTCGTCTATATCGAGTGGGCCACTTTACACGGGACGCGCAATGCGAACTTCGTCGCCGAACTGCAGGACGCCATCCCGCCCGCGGACGGTCAGGACGGGCGGCCCGTCATTTTCTTGTGCCGCTCGGGTAACCGTTCCATTGGCGCCGCCCAAGCTGCGACCGAGGCCGGAATCAGGCCGGCTTACAACGTGCTCGACGGCTTTGAGGGGCACCTCGACGCCGAGGGCCACCGAGGGGCGGTTGGTTGGCGGGCAATCGGATTGCCCTGGAGACAGGGATGA
- a CDS encoding O-succinylhomoserine sulfhydrylase, producing the protein MTDHPAIRTPKVLPDGVGQATIGVRGGLLRSGFDETAEAMYLTSGYVYESAAAAEQSFSGELDHFVYSRYGNPTVAMFEERLRLIEGAPAAFATASGMAAVFTSLGALLAAGDRLVAARSLFGSCFVVCNEILPRWGVETVFVDGDDLSQWEQALADPSKPTRAVFFETPANPMQSLVDIAAVTELAHAAGAKVVLDNVFATPLLQQGFPLGVDVVVYSGTKHIDGQGRVLGGAILGDKEYIDGPVQKLMRHTGPAMSAFNAWVLLKGLETLAVRVECSNSSALRIAAFLEAHPAVSWVRYPFLPSHPQYNLAKRQMSGGGTVVTFALDAPESAAKQRAFEVLDKLALIDISNNLGDAKSLVTHPATTTHRAMGPEGRAAIGLGDGVVRISVGLEGADDLIADLDRALG; encoded by the coding sequence ATGACCGACCACCCGGCAATCCGCACGCCCAAAGTGCTACCCGACGGCGTTGGCCAGGCCACCATCGGCGTGCGCGGCGGGCTGTTGCGCTCGGGATTCGACGAGACCGCCGAGGCGATGTATCTGACGTCCGGCTATGTCTACGAGTCGGCGGCGGCGGCTGAGCAGTCGTTCAGCGGCGAACTGGACCACTTCGTGTACTCCCGCTACGGCAATCCGACGGTGGCGATGTTCGAGGAGCGGCTGCGGCTGATCGAGGGAGCGCCGGCGGCATTCGCCACCGCCAGCGGCATGGCGGCGGTGTTCACCTCGCTGGGCGCGCTGCTGGCGGCCGGTGATCGGTTGGTGGCCGCGCGCAGCCTGTTCGGATCGTGCTTTGTGGTGTGCAACGAGATCCTGCCGCGCTGGGGTGTCGAGACGGTTTTCGTCGACGGCGACGACCTTTCGCAATGGGAGCAGGCGCTGGCCGACCCCTCCAAGCCCACCCGAGCAGTGTTCTTCGAGACGCCGGCGAATCCCATGCAGTCGCTGGTGGACATCGCCGCGGTGACCGAGCTGGCGCATGCTGCCGGTGCAAAAGTTGTGCTGGACAACGTTTTTGCCACGCCTTTGCTGCAACAGGGCTTTCCGCTCGGGGTCGACGTGGTGGTGTACTCGGGCACCAAGCACATCGACGGCCAGGGCCGGGTGCTCGGCGGCGCCATCCTCGGCGACAAGGAGTACATCGACGGCCCGGTGCAGAAGCTGATGCGCCACACCGGACCGGCGATGAGCGCTTTCAATGCCTGGGTACTTCTGAAAGGGCTTGAGACACTTGCGGTTCGGGTGGAGTGCAGCAACTCCTCGGCGCTGCGGATCGCCGCGTTCCTGGAAGCCCATCCCGCGGTGAGCTGGGTGCGCTACCCGTTTTTGCCGTCACATCCGCAGTACAACCTGGCCAAGCGGCAAATGTCCGGCGGCGGAACCGTCGTCACCTTCGCGCTGGACGCTCCGGAGAGTGCGGCCAAGCAACGGGCCTTCGAGGTGCTCGACAAGCTTGCGCTGATCGATATCTCCAATAACCTCGGGGACGCGAAATCGCTTGTCACGCATCCGGCTACCACGACGCACCGGGCGATGGGCCCGGAGGGCCGCGCCGCGATCGGCCTGGGTGACGGCGTAGTCCGCATCTCGGTCGGGCTGGAAGGCGCCGACGACCTGATCGCCGATCTGGACCGGGCTCTCGGCTGA